The following is a genomic window from Nostoc sp. HK-01.
TGCTAATGACCTCAAGCTTTTAGAGTGGGCTAAATCCTCCGAAGGTAGACAAGCCCAACAACTGTTTGTTGATAATCAAGCTGATCTTGAATTTTGTCGCAAAGATAATCGATTATTAGGTCGTTGTGTGGTTAAAATCAGAAAATCCAAATAACTAGGTTAAAAATATGCGCGGCTCCAAAACTGTGCTAGACAGAGCTGAAGATTTTGAGAAATTGCGATTTTCATCTGCTTAATAGTTATTGCAATCGCATCACTTCAAACCGATTTTTTGGAGTCCGCATTTTACATACTTTTAGCTGCTATTATCTCGCCCTTTACAAAAATCAATAAACTTTTCAAACGTTTATTGCTGGTTTCCGGTTTTGTATTGGGTTTAAAGATAGGATACTTCAATTAGCTAGGGTGTAGGGTATAGGGAAATTAGTTAGAGCTGCTATTTACTAATTAAGAATTTCTAAATTAAGGATTAGAGTCGTAATTTGTACTCAATTAATTCTAGAGCCGTGTGTTGTACAAAAATAAAATCTTCTTTTTTTCCTACACCCCACACCCCACACCCTAACTTCATCCAATTTCTGGGCCGTTGTTTTTCAGATCCCGTTTCGGCTGAATTCGCGGTTGTGGCAGTTGTATTTGCTGCTGATTGGGAGCAATTATATCTTGAGTCTCTTGCTCTGTTAGATTGTCTTCTAAAATCTGAAAGTCACTCGCTCCCAATTTTTCGGCTTTAAAAGCTGGATTAGATTTTTCTGGCTGTGGTTGCTTACGGTCTATGCTGAAAATTTGTTTAGTATCATCAATTTGAAGTAAAGCTTTATAACCCTGATTCTCAAATGCACTAATTTGATTTCCCAGGCTTCTACCCTTTGTAATGATTTTATCGAGAACTACTCTAATAAAGGACTTCTTATTTTGGTCTTGATGTTGTGCCTGTTTCTGAAGATTATTTGTTAATTCAACTTGATTTTTAGAAAAATTATTACTTTTTTCAGTAGACGACAATACAGCCTTTTGAATTCCCCTGAATTGTTGAAGTTGAGTTATTAATTTCTGGTTTACCTGGGACTTTTGTAATTGGGTTTGCTCTAAACCAAATGCGGTCAAATACTGCTGAATATATTGCTGTTTTAGCTGTTGTTTGTAGTCTTCAATATTGCCTTTAGACAATAACTGTCCTAATTCTTCTCGTGCTTTTTGCTGATGAGTAGGTTCGGTTTCTTGCTGAGGAGAACTTATTGATAAATCTTTTTGTTGGGTAGTAGATTGATTAAGTGCGCGAGACAATCTCGCTATCATCATATTATCTGAGATACCCCCTGGATTTATTGCTCTAATTTTCTCCAATGTTGAAGTCTGATTGGCTGACATAGGTTTTACCTTTAGGCATCAATAACAATTCGCAATTTAAAATGAATCTATATCAAGCTTTTAATACTAGTAATTATAGCTCTATATCTGGAGATGATGATTTACTATTCTGGCGTGATGGTGGACGTTTATTTTCTTGAGCTTCTGGATTTACAGGTGGATATTTAGCATTTGTAGTAACATGAGGCGGTGTTGTTTTCACAGCCACATTCTGCCCAGATGGAGAGGGAATATAATCAGGAGCCTCTTGCTCTTGATGAGAGTATTCTAACTGTATTCTTTTCGCTATTAACCTGAGATTTTCAATATCCTGCTGGGACACCTTCATGACAGCAGCTTGTTTTGTTTTTAAGTTGATTTTGACCGCTTCTCTATCTAAGCCATCGTTTTCTTTTTTGATTAGTCGAATATTTTCATCACCTGTTTGTTGATTAATTTCTAATTTAATTCGGTAGTTTCCTATTTTTAAATGTTTGGATTGTGCAGTTTTTAATGAATAACTCAATAATTGAGACACTTCAGTTATCTCTAACCTTTTAATCACTGCTTGAGTGCCTAGTGGGGCTAAAGAACCTAGTTGAGTTTTTAGTGTTACCGCATCTTCATAAAATGACGGTAATTTTTCTAATGATTTAAAGTTATTATTCACCTTTAGGAATTCCTGACGCTCTACCATCAGCATTCTTTCTGGTTTTTTAGTAATTACTGCTTTTCCTTTTTTATCAATCTCAAACTGCATCAATGGATTAGAAAAATAACTGTTTTTCTCATCATCAGCACGGTGAATGCTATAGGTTTCACGAAATTTTCTCACACTAAAAGCTTCACTCCTATACACCGTACTACCATCGTCTAATTCCACTGCGTAATTGTCTAAAAGTTGTTTGGCTGTTAAAGCAATATCTTTATTTTCTTTTTCTATTAATAACTTTCTAGGAATTGTTAATGCATAATTTGGTGCTTTCTGCTCGTTAGCCCAGTATTGAGACGCAACATTTACTGACTGAGGTGCAGAAATAGCAGGAGTGGTTGGGGAATCTACTGGGCTGTGGGGTTGTTTAGAATCCTTTTGCTGAGTTCCTGTTTCTTGTTGCTCTTGTGTTGCTTCGAGGAGTTGTTGGGGAGTTTGAGGAATAGCTTGTGCAATTTCTTCTTCTTTTAAGTTAGCTGGATTTGATGTCACAGTTCCATCTAACTGCTTTTCATACAGATTCAAAATTTGTCCATTTTTCAGCTTGATCAAGAATCTCAAATCAAGCGGCGGATTGTTTTCATACCACTCTTTCAACAGTTGAGCTTTCGAGACTAAATCTTGAAGCTTTTCACTGCCATTATTCACAATAAAATCATCTACACCTTTATCCAGCCCTGGTAAGGTAATCACGCTCACATTAGCCCCGGCTCGTTGCAATAATAACCCAGTTTTTAATAAAGCTTTATGAACATTGACAATAGTTTTTGGCTTGGTATCGTGGTCAAAGCATAGTTTGATGTCTCTACCAGGGGTAGCAAACATCGCAAATTCTTCACGTAACTGTATTGGAATCGGATTCGATTGCTCATCTTTCGTCCGATAGCCAGCATTTATCCCTGGTAATCCTATTGCTGCATGACCCTGTGACAATAAACTTGCCGCTTTTTTGGCTCCCTCTGTCACAATAATCGGTACATCGTGTTTCCATACACAGTACCAAAATCCACTGCGGCGATCGCACTCGCTTGGTGTCACACCTGCCCTAGTATAAATTAGATTAGCAATATCATCTGGCACATCCAGCAAGAAAATACTTAATGGTGTTTTTGGTGGATGCTCGTATTTAATAAATTCCTTTGGTTTATTCTTTTCGAGAGGACGGCTGGACGGCTGTTTATCATCTTGCCAGAACTTAAAATAACTTTGAGAGTTGTTCTTTTGCTCAGGTTTTTCTCTTTTGTGGTTGGGTTTCAAGCAACCCCAAAGCTTTAGAGGTGGCACTTCTCCAGGCTTGAGCGTGGGGAATGAGCGTGGATCTACACCTGCGTTACACCACCAGCCGCCTTGCTCAATATGAGAATATGTCTTTATATTCTTCAACCGCCCATCGTTCCGTCGCTCAAGACTTTTGCTATACATCAAATATTCCCAAGCTTGGTTCACCCCTTCAACCGAATCGTGATGTAAGCTTTTGAAATTAAGGGCGGCGATCTCCGCCTTAACAGCACTTTTTACTACTATTTCATGCCAGTGTTCAGGATCTATATGTTCTGGGATAGGGGACTGGGTTGAGCTTGTGGGCGTTTGCGCTGTTGATTCTTCTGTTTGAGGCGTTGAATTTGAGGGCGTTTGTTCTACTTGTACTGTTGATTCTCCTGTTTGAGGTGTTGAGCTTGAAGAGGTTTGTTCTGTGTACACCGTTGATGAGGGGGCTGATTCCTCTGCTTCTAAATCAGCCTCCTCATTCCATCCGGTGTCAGTCAATGGGTCAATTTCTGACCACACATACGCTCCTGACTCATCCTGTTTTAGTACAAATGTATTATAACCGATCTCGATTTTCGCTTGCTTGTCCCACTCGTATTGCAGCCTCTCCATAGCTGCTTCTATCAATGGCACAATTGCTTTTTTCCATATTTGACGAGTTTGTTGTAAATCCTGCCTTGTGAACAAGATGTAATCACTTGTTAAATTAACACTCCGTTCATCAAACATAGGAATTGTTTAAAGATTAATCGTAAACATTCAGCACACAGGAAAATACGATTACCTACTTACACATCTGTGTGTAGGCTCTATGCAGTATTTTATATTGCCTTCTACTTGCTTTTAAGCACTTTAAGTCTATAATTTTTGTCTCAGATATTACCCGATTTAAAATAATTTCTATTTGTGCATAATCTGAACTATAAGTAATAAATGCTATATATTGCAAATCATTCCAACCTATATCTTTCAGATATTTATCTAGCAATTGCTGATAATTTTCTTCTTGAGATACATTTTGGATATCTTTAAATATTAGTTTGACATATATCCCAAACTTCTTGAGCCTTGGTCTGAGTTTAGACCGCTTATTAAACGTATTAACAATGTACGGGGTTGCTTCTCCAACATTTACTAAATTTGCCATTAATCTTTGCTGCTTTCTATCCAATTTATTAATAAGAAGAAAATCTGTAAGAGCAGATTCTATAATTATCACTTCCACCCTCAACCAACTCACTAAAGTTATGTAATATACAGTGAATTTTTGAATTCAAAATTCAAAATTAATAAAAAAATTTAAGTTATTAATTCCGCCTTCCGACCTCCGACCTCCGACCTCTAAAGCATTGATCTCATTCCATCAACGGGTAATGCTTCTACTCCTGCTTCTACTGGTTCTTGTGGAATAGGCAAGCGGCGATCTACTTCTTTTATTCTGATATCTAAGTCTTGCTGTGTTGGATATTTTTGAGTGCTATGCAGTGCCATATTCTTTACTAACTTTTGCCACTTTTGTTGATTGTATTTTTCAATCTTGTCCACATAATCACCAATTTTTATCGTTTTTAACAACGGTACTGAACCTTCCTCTTTATTGGCATACGCCGGATTAATAAATACACATTTACCAGCAGGTAACTTCAAAAATTGCGCTGATTCAAATAATTTTTTAGTTTTTTCTTGTTCACTAGTTGTTGTACTTGGTTTACCGCCACCAGTTGACCTACTCTTGTGCTTGTACTTAATTTCTTCATCACCGAGGAAGCTGGAGAATAATTGTGCTGATTCATTTTCACCAGGATTAAACACAAACTTAGTGCTACAAGCCCCCAGGATAGTTTTCGCTACTTCCTTCCCGTAGTTCTTTTCTAACTGCCCCATGTTCTGCCAGCCTAAAATACCGCAGAATCCTTCACTTCGTGATTCATTCAGCCATCTATATAAATCAGGCAAATAAATCGACGGTAATTCATCTAGTGCAACGATTAATGGCCCAGAATCCACTCGTTTAGAAGCAATATTCCGCGCTATTGTCATGTGTAAAATGCTCGTCATTAAAGGAGCTACAGCATCACGGCGTTCTCTATCCAGCCCAAAGATAATCATCTGCTTTCGCTTAATTTCTAACGGCAGAGTAGTTTTACCCACAAAACACCCCAGCGTATTTTTCGCCATAAAACGAGTGAACATTAAGCTGGCGGTCGCTGTAATCCCTGCCACCGTCTTTTCACTAGCCGCAGAACTGAACAGTTGACCAAACGCTATCCTAATCCAGGGATTTAGTGATGCCCCCATCAGTCGGTTAATCATTTGTTCGCTAGAAAGAATGGCAGCAGCAGTCATTATGTCTGCATATTCCCCAAACTCTTTAGTCAGCATCAATATCGCTTGGGTCAGTTGATCCCCTGACGGGCCAAAAAATCCATCTTCACTGGCGTTAGTTAATATTCGGAAATTCTTGTTAATTACTGTGGCTAATTGCCTTGCTGTTTCCGCATCAGACGAATCTCTTAAAAAGTCCAGCGGGTTGCATACTTCTGATTCCGGAAACCCTGGTGCGAATATGTGTACATCATAGCCCTTTAATCGGGCATACGCCGCAATTTTGGCTTGTGATGGGTATTTGAAGTCATACAAGACAATCCCAAATCCTTGGTCAATTGCTGAATATATCATCGGGTTGACCGCACTATAAGTCTTCCCGCTTCCCGGTGCGCCGATCGCTGCCGTTCCCCTTTGTGCATCTGGTATGTATAAAGGAATTACATTACTTTGCCGTGGGGTTTTTGAATCTTTGAATCGATGCTGCCCAATGTACAGTGCAGCACTATCACATTTGGGATTGGCTATCTGCTGAAGTGCTTTTTTCTTTGCTGTAACAGTTTCCTTGTTTCCTCCCCAATAAGAGGTGGCTATTTTCTTTTTCTTAGATCCATCTCCTAACACCACTTTCATTACAAAATAAACCCCTAATGCCCCTAATAGTGCTAATCCATTAGGTGTGAGAAAGTGATGTGTATACTTGCCAACATCATGGTTGGGGTTTTGTAATTGCTCAACACGAAATGGTTGATTATCATTAATCAACTGTGTTTGAGTATTATTTCTCATTCTATTTATGGTATTGGAAATTTTTGGTTGTTTTGTTGAGCTATAACTTCAAAGCAATTTCTTAGTCAGGGAGTGTTGCGGGTTTACCAAAAATAATTGGGTCTTTTTCTCGATACTCGATGAAAGGCACTGGCCCAATAAAATATGGCGAACAGGTGCGACCAATGAAGGGGATGGTTTTGCAGATTCTAAAAAACATCGCCGTTTGCATCGAGCCTGTTGATTCATCAATATCCCAAATTACTTGTTTAAAAGCCGAACCAAAAGGATTGCGCCCTGTTGGTTCTTTACCCCCATTGAGAGCTTTGAGTATGCCAAATCCGCCTCTTACCTTCTGAACTTTGCCGGAAATCCACTGCACACCCGTTGTTCTCCCGATGCCGGACATCTCTGCATGAGCGCAATTATCCTGTAGGCAAGGTACATTAAACCCTTGTTGATAACTCCCGGAGATCGAGCGAATCCGGTTCGCTTCAATATCTCTTAGTACAAGGTCAACTTGACCGACAAACGATAAGTCAACATTTAATAAACCCGGAAAATTATCCCAAGTTAAATCTGTTAGCCCAGGTACGCCATCAATAAAACTTTCTTGCCAATTACCGAACCCGTCAAATCTCGCCCGCTCTAGTCCAGGTATATCTGTAATTTTGTAATTTTTTAAATTAATCCCCTGACCTAATCTTGCTCGTTGTAATCTGGCAATCTGAGCTAAATTACCAATTCTTCTGTTAGAGGCCAAAATCCCTTGTCGCTTGAGAAAATCGTCAAGCGGTTTCACATCTTTAACTGATTTATTGGCGAGTCCTGGCACTGCCCTAGATAAACTTGGTAATGTTTGCCAATTCATCAGTTGAAAATCTGACAATCTCAAATTATTTAATCTCAAATTTTGAGCGCGAGAGATTTTTTCTAAATCTAGTGTTTCTAAATTTAACTCTGTATCTTCAAAATCCCCAAGTTTTAAAAACTCTGCAATACTTTGTCCTGATTTCCACG
Proteins encoded in this region:
- a CDS encoding transfer complex protein TrsK-like protein; translation: MRNNTQTQLINDNQPFRVEQLQNPNHDVGKYTHHFLTPNGLALLGALGVYFVMKVVLGDGSKKKKIATSYWGGNKETVTAKKKALQQIANPKCDSAALYIGQHRFKDSKTPRQSNVIPLYIPDAQRGTAAIGAPGSGKTYSAVNPMIYSAIDQGFGIVLYDFKYPSQAKIAAYARLKGYDVHIFAPGFPESEVCNPLDFLRDSSDAETARQLATVINKNFRILTNASEDGFFGPSGDQLTQAILMLTKEFGEYADIMTAAAILSSEQMINRLMGASLNPWIRIAFGQLFSSAASEKTVAGITATASLMFTRFMAKNTLGCFVGKTTLPLEIKRKQMIIFGLDRERRDAVAPLMTSILHMTIARNIASKRVDSGPLIVALDELPSIYLPDLYRWLNESRSEGFCGILGWQNMGQLEKNYGKEVAKTILGACSTKFVFNPGENESAQLFSSFLGDEEIKYKHKSRSTGGGKPSTTTSEQEKTKKLFESAQFLKLPAGKCVFINPAYANKEEGSVPLLKTIKIGDYVDKIEKYNQQKWQKLVKNMALHSTQKYPTQQDLDIRIKEVDRRLPIPQEPVEAGVEALPVDGMRSML